The region TTACACAAACATAGCATATTTTTGGATAATATAATCGATTGTGGATCGAGTCGAGATGTAATGTAGAGTCGAGGAGGAACCAGCCTAGTGGAATAAGACAAGAGAGTGTGTGTTGAGCGCCCAAATGTCGTTGTTGACTTAAGGAAAGTGTGAAGAAACAATTGTTCAATGCCAATGAAAAAGCATGAAGTTAAACTGTATACAATATCTAGGTTAATGTCGATGTGCAGCTTGAAGGGCCATTCATTTGCAACCGTACCACTTTTATAcgcaataaatatatttgttgttATATTGAAATTTAGAATTGGAGTACGTGGGCGAAGGCATTGTTTcctgtatttattttgcaatattatttaattgtttcaaATGCTCCCCGCAAGAATGAAATTAAAACGTTGTgcaattcatattttgttAATGCAAATTATAGCCTGTGCTTCGACTATTCTGTAATTAGTAAATTCTTGAATATTATTAATTGTgaaattaactgatttttaaattgtataaaaataaaataaaacttttttggaaATACCAGTTTTTGATTTACAGTTTGGGGTTTCGTTTCGAGGTTCGATGGGTTTGTAaggaaaattttgaaattctaCACTCAACCGATgaaggaaatattttggatGACTTAGATTTTACCAAACTAATTTGAGCTTGTTCCTtactttttcaaatttttaagaaataataaaaaaaaatctaggACAGTAATGTTTAGAACACATTACCTATGCATACTTTGGATAAGTAATATAACCTATAAACCAAATCTACCCtctaaatggaaaatattaggATACTATAAACTAAGCTAATGTTTATCCatcaatttaaaatctttaaatgtTCTTTGAAATTTGGTTGTACGTTCGTGAGTCATTTTAATAtgttatttcttaaaatatagtgATTAATTTAGGTAAGATGTTTcagttattttaaatagtttatgttatttttaccTTGAAGTTAAATAACTAATCGAGACTTTGGTTCGGTATATTTTTTGATCCCAGTGGTATAATTTATCGGTCTATCAGTGGTCACACTTTCGATGCCGGTTTTAATTTGTGTTTAATCAACTtgcttaataaatatattaacatGGCCACCTACGAGGAAGTCAAGGATGTTCCTAACCACCCGGAAAAGTACCTCTTCGACGTCCGCAACGAGTCGGAGCTGAAGGAAACGGGTGTCCTGCCCGCCAGCATAAACATTCCATGTGAGCAGTGGCAAAGTCCAGGGATTACCGGCTTAGTGGAGACACCCTCTTCTTTTTCTAGTGGCTGAACTGGAGAAGGCTCTGAACCTGCCGGACGAGGCCTTCGCCCAAACCTACGGACGCGAGAAGCCGGCCATCGACGCGG is a window of Drosophila biarmipes strain raj3 chromosome 3R, RU_DBia_V1.1, whole genome shotgun sequence DNA encoding:
- the LOC108032033 gene encoding rhodanese domain-containing protein CG4456, with the translated sequence MATYEEVKDVPNHPEKYLFDVRNESELKETGVLPASINIPLAELEKALNLPDEAFAQTYGREKPAIDAVLIFSCMAGGRAARAANLAATLGFTNAKAYAGSWTEWQAKQS